In Sulfuricurvum sp. IAE1, one DNA window encodes the following:
- a CDS encoding OsmC family protein — translation MKVTVSHQDAMRFEAQTEKGSFIIDCPQISPIEYFLSGIIACSATDIVMLPQKQGHEVKNLAVSGEVVRNESAPRKFNTLHLEYRFDSDADDTTAARWVMASLETYCSTINTIRDSVAITYTIVHNGKTVREHEKMISGGGSSVDFGTLQGCNA, via the coding sequence ATGAAAGTTACCGTTTCCCATCAAGACGCGATGCGTTTTGAAGCGCAGACTGAAAAAGGGAGTTTTATCATCGACTGCCCGCAGATTTCCCCGATCGAATATTTTCTGAGTGGAATCATTGCCTGCAGTGCCACCGATATCGTGATGCTCCCCCAAAAGCAGGGTCATGAGGTGAAAAACCTGGCCGTTTCGGGTGAAGTTGTCCGCAACGAGAGCGCACCCAGAAAGTTCAATACGCTGCACCTCGAATACCGTTTCGATTCGGATGCGGACGATACCACGGCGGCTCGCTGGGTGATGGCGAGTCTTGAGACCTATTGTTCGACGATCAACACGATCCGCGACAGCGTGGCGATTACCTATACGATCGTCCATAACGGCAAAACCGTCCGTGAACACGAGAAAATGATCAGCGGCGGCGGAAGCAGCGTCGATTTCGGTACCCTTCAAGGGTGCAACGCCTGA
- the argH gene encoding argininosuccinate lyase codes for MKKMWSGRFAQDASKLLEQFNASIMFDRKLYREDIEGSVAHAQMLAHQGILSQAELTSIEKGMAQVLEEIESGVFEWKIADEDLHMAIEKRLTEIIGEAGKKLHTARSRNDQVALDFRRYVLRKNGEIVEQIKEVMGVLVDIARNHTSTLLPGMTHLQHAQPINFAFHLLAYVSMFKRDCERFESSVERNNISPIGCAALAGTPHNINREMTAQSLGFHSVSINCLDTVSDRDFALEILFNISTLMMHVSRLAEEIILWSSYEFRFVELSDEYSTGSSIMPQKKNPDVPELLRGKTGRVYGNLMGLLTVMKGLPLAYNKDTQEDKEGVFDSVETIEISLEILREALRTMTVKPDNMARACKLGHLSATDLADYLVEHCGVPFREAHHITGRAVARAEQLGCDLSDIPYAELYAIDARIKEDVCGYLSIEHSMNARTSAGGTAEVRTLEQIMFFDEYLRAKGYNSLPDV; via the coding sequence ATGAAAAAAATGTGGTCCGGACGCTTCGCACAGGATGCGTCAAAGCTTCTCGAACAGTTCAACGCCTCGATCATGTTCGACCGCAAGCTGTACCGCGAAGACATCGAAGGTTCCGTCGCGCACGCGCAGATGCTGGCCCATCAGGGTATTTTGAGCCAGGCGGAGCTTACGTCCATCGAAAAAGGGATGGCTCAGGTGCTCGAAGAGATCGAATCGGGCGTTTTCGAATGGAAAATCGCCGACGAAGATCTTCATATGGCGATAGAGAAGCGGTTGACCGAGATTATCGGAGAAGCGGGTAAAAAGCTTCACACCGCCCGCAGCCGTAACGACCAGGTTGCGCTTGATTTCCGCCGTTACGTCCTGAGAAAAAACGGCGAGATCGTCGAACAGATCAAAGAGGTGATGGGAGTCCTCGTCGACATCGCACGGAATCACACATCGACCCTTCTGCCGGGGATGACCCATCTTCAGCACGCCCAGCCGATCAATTTCGCGTTCCATCTTCTGGCTTACGTTTCGATGTTCAAACGCGACTGTGAACGTTTCGAAAGTTCGGTGGAACGCAATAATATCTCTCCGATCGGATGTGCCGCACTTGCCGGAACGCCGCACAACATCAACCGCGAAATGACCGCGCAGAGCCTAGGATTTCATTCGGTCAGCATCAACTGCCTCGACACCGTCAGTGACCGCGATTTCGCCCTTGAAATCCTTTTCAACATTTCGACGCTGATGATGCACGTTTCACGTCTGGCCGAAGAGATCATTCTCTGGTCGAGTTACGAATTCCGTTTCGTTGAACTTTCCGATGAGTATTCGACCGGAAGCTCGATCATGCCGCAGAAGAAAAATCCCGACGTCCCCGAGTTGCTGCGTGGCAAAACGGGCCGGGTCTACGGTAACCTGATGGGGCTTCTGACGGTGATGAAAGGGCTTCCGCTGGCCTACAACAAAGATACCCAGGAAGACAAAGAGGGGGTTTTCGACAGCGTCGAAACAATCGAAATTTCGCTCGAAATCCTTCGCGAGGCGCTTCGAACGATGACGGTTAAGCCTGACAATATGGCCCGCGCATGCAAACTCGGGCACCTTTCGGCGACAGATCTGGCCGACTACCTCGTCGAACACTGCGGTGTGCCGTTTCGCGAAGCGCATCATATCACCGGGCGGGCCGTTGCACGCGCGGAACAGCTTGGGTGCGATTTGAGCGATATCCCCTACGCGGAACTTTATGCGATCGATGCGCGGATCAAAGAAGATGTCTGCGGCTATCTCTCAATCGAGCATTCGATGAATGCCCGCACCTCTGCGGGAGGGACTGCCGAAGTGCGTACCCTCGAGCAGATCATGTTTTTCGATGAGTATCTCAGGGCGAAGGGATACAATTCCCTTCCCGACGTATAA
- a CDS encoding cytochrome c, translated as MRTLYATVALTLLAGSTLLSAATYKGQKIYIESCKECHGGGQELAASKKQRAWEKLMNAKGQKLADIHLGSKKAQASWEYFGSRAFTKNAKHLEDFLVEYAADSGNVPACN; from the coding sequence ATGCGCACATTATACGCTACCGTAGCCCTTACGCTTTTAGCCGGTTCTACCCTCCTCAGCGCAGCGACCTACAAGGGTCAGAAGATTTATATCGAATCGTGCAAAGAATGCCACGGCGGCGGCCAGGAACTCGCGGCTTCCAAAAAACAGCGCGCGTGGGAAAAGCTGATGAACGCGAAAGGGCAAAAACTCGCCGACATCCATCTGGGCTCCAAAAAAGCCCAGGCTTCGTGGGAGTATTTCGGAAGCCGCGCCTTCACGAAAAACGCGAAGCATCTTGAGGATTTCCTCGTCGAATACGCCGCCGACAGCGGAAACGTCCCCGCCTGTAACTGA
- a CDS encoding menaquinone biosynthesis decarboxylase — protein sequence MTLQKTIDLFQSQGELRIISEPLDIYLEIPHLAYAEVKKEDGGKALLFTHPIDRKSGKRFDVPVVMNLFGSFRRTELLFGREIEGVAEEIEKLLHMKPPQSFKEKIGMLGDLFSMKDIFPKKLPKRGSCQEIVKEGEDASLHDIPVLTTWSEDGGPFITMGQVYTQSLDGDVVNLGMYRLQVYDKHRLGMHWQIHKDSSHFFDQYQRAGKKMPVSVAIGGDPLYTWCATAPLPYGVNELLLYGLIKKEAPKLVKSITTPLYIPEDVDFVIEGWVDPEKMELEGPFGDHTGYYTLQEYYPVLEVSAITHRKDPYYLATVVGKPPLEDKYMGWATERIFLPLLKTNAADLIDYHMPENGVFHNLILAKMKTLYKGHAKQFMHIFWGSGQMSFVKHALFFGEDAPKLSNYEALATYALNRFQPKCLFLSEGITDALDHSSPEALIGGKLGIDLTASLAPQQPESIETAALLEKIAALIPETLNVAQYMRHTANPVTVVSVRKGERSIRERFASLETLERYLRIVVFVDEAKNDLYNPYMLIWRVSNNLDAMRDLYRGNVVVALDGTAKTAADGFEREWPGDVECTPEVVERLKGMGVWDLEEALEKKYQL from the coding sequence ATGACCCTTCAAAAGACGATCGATCTGTTCCAGTCGCAGGGTGAACTGCGCATCATCAGTGAGCCTTTGGACATCTATCTCGAAATTCCACACCTGGCGTATGCCGAAGTAAAAAAAGAAGACGGGGGCAAAGCGCTGCTGTTCACCCACCCGATCGACCGCAAAAGCGGAAAACGGTTCGATGTCCCTGTAGTGATGAACCTGTTCGGGTCGTTCCGTCGAACCGAACTGCTGTTCGGGCGGGAGATCGAAGGGGTAGCCGAAGAGATCGAGAAACTGCTTCACATGAAGCCGCCGCAGAGTTTCAAGGAAAAAATCGGAATGCTCGGCGACCTGTTCTCGATGAAAGACATTTTCCCGAAAAAACTTCCCAAACGGGGAAGCTGCCAGGAGATCGTCAAAGAGGGGGAAGATGCTTCTTTACACGATATCCCGGTTCTGACCACGTGGTCAGAAGACGGCGGCCCGTTCATTACGATGGGGCAGGTCTATACCCAAAGTCTCGACGGCGACGTCGTGAACCTGGGGATGTATCGTCTTCAGGTCTATGACAAGCACCGGCTGGGGATGCATTGGCAGATTCACAAAGACTCGTCCCATTTTTTCGACCAGTATCAGCGTGCGGGCAAAAAGATGCCCGTCTCGGTAGCGATCGGCGGGGATCCGCTCTATACCTGGTGTGCGACCGCGCCGCTGCCGTATGGGGTCAATGAACTGCTCCTTTACGGTCTGATCAAAAAAGAGGCGCCCAAACTGGTCAAATCGATCACCACCCCTCTCTATATCCCCGAGGATGTCGATTTTGTCATCGAAGGATGGGTGGACCCCGAAAAAATGGAACTCGAAGGACCTTTCGGTGACCATACCGGCTATTATACGCTGCAGGAGTATTATCCCGTTTTGGAAGTGAGTGCGATCACGCACCGTAAAGATCCCTATTATCTTGCGACCGTCGTCGGAAAACCGCCGCTCGAGGATAAATACATGGGATGGGCGACCGAGCGGATCTTCCTGCCGCTGCTTAAAACGAATGCGGCCGATCTGATCGATTACCACATGCCCGAAAACGGGGTCTTCCATAACCTGATCCTCGCCAAAATGAAAACCCTCTACAAAGGGCACGCGAAACAGTTCATGCACATTTTCTGGGGATCGGGCCAGATGAGTTTCGTCAAGCATGCCCTCTTTTTCGGAGAAGACGCACCCAAACTCTCCAATTACGAAGCGCTGGCAACGTATGCGCTCAACCGCTTCCAGCCCAAATGCCTTTTCCTCTCCGAAGGGATCACCGATGCGCTGGATCATTCCAGTCCCGAAGCCCTGATCGGCGGAAAACTGGGAATCGACCTTACCGCGTCGCTTGCGCCGCAGCAGCCCGAATCGATCGAAACGGCCGCATTGCTTGAAAAAATCGCCGCGTTGATTCCCGAAACACTCAACGTCGCGCAGTATATGCGCCATACGGCAAATCCCGTAACGGTGGTCAGCGTCCGAAAAGGGGAGCGTTCCATCCGTGAGCGTTTCGCGTCGCTTGAGACGCTGGAGCGCTATCTGCGGATCGTCGTTTTCGTCGATGAAGCCAAAAACGACCTTTACAATCCGTACATGCTGATCTGGCGGGTAAGCAACAACCTTGACGCGATGCGCGATCTCTATCGCGGCAATGTCGTCGTGGCACTGGACGGAACGGCCAAAACCGCCGCGGACGGCTTTGAACGCGAATGGCCAGGCGACGTCGAGTGTACCCCGGAGGTCGTCGAACGGCTTAAGGGGATGGGTGTCTGGGATCTGGAAGAAGCTCTCGAGAAGAAGTACCAGCTCTGA
- the hemC gene encoding hydroxymethylbilane synthase has translation MKKLTIATRGSKLALWQSNHIKSLIETNFPEVSVELKIIITSGDKILDVPLAKIGGKGLFLKEIEESMLRGEAQMAVHSLKDVPTVMPEGLLLSAITTREDVRDAMLSEKYPDISSLPQGAVVGTSSLRRRMQLALQRPDLVIKDLRGNVDTRIRKLKEGEFDAIILAAAGINRLGLRDAVTYFYPIPLDEMLPAMGQGALGIETVNEPWVLEIARFLDDENSRIETSIERGFVDTLQGGCQVPIGVSARVGEDGKVVVRSTLGMPDASETMGDEIVVSRDQTDGVGEAMAKRLISQGAMELLQRAEAMANGAAQ, from the coding sequence ATGAAAAAACTGACCATCGCAACCCGCGGAAGCAAACTGGCCCTGTGGCAGTCCAACCACATCAAATCGCTCATCGAGACCAATTTTCCCGAAGTTTCGGTCGAACTGAAAATCATCATCACTTCCGGTGATAAGATTCTTGATGTTCCGCTCGCCAAAATCGGCGGGAAAGGGCTGTTCCTCAAAGAGATCGAAGAGTCGATGCTTCGCGGAGAGGCGCAGATGGCCGTTCATTCGCTCAAAGACGTTCCGACGGTGATGCCCGAGGGGTTGCTCCTTTCGGCGATCACGACGCGTGAAGACGTTCGTGACGCGATGCTCAGCGAAAAATATCCCGATATTTCGTCGTTGCCCCAAGGCGCCGTTGTCGGGACCTCTTCACTCCGGCGTCGGATGCAGCTAGCGCTTCAGCGGCCCGATCTCGTGATCAAAGACCTTCGCGGAAACGTCGATACCCGCATCCGCAAACTCAAAGAGGGAGAGTTCGACGCGATTATCCTCGCGGCCGCCGGGATCAACCGTCTCGGGCTCCGTGACGCGGTGACGTATTTCTACCCGATCCCGCTGGATGAAATGCTTCCGGCAATGGGGCAGGGGGCATTGGGCATCGAAACGGTCAACGAGCCGTGGGTACTCGAAATCGCCCGTTTTCTCGATGATGAAAACAGCCGTATCGAAACCTCCATCGAACGCGGATTCGTCGATACCCTTCAGGGGGGATGCCAGGTTCCCATCGGGGTGAGCGCGCGCGTAGGCGAAGACGGAAAGGTAGTGGTCCGTTCGACGTTGGGAATGCCCGATGCGAGCGAAACGATGGGGGATGAGATCGTCGTCTCCCGCGATCAGACGGACGGCGTGGGCGAAGCGATGGCGAAGCGTCTTATTTCGCAGGGTGCGATGGAGCTGCTGCAACGTGCCGAAGCGATGGCAAACGGGGCCGCGCAATGA
- a CDS encoding DsbA family protein — MSLMPKLSTILLLSASLFAASDAEVVSFLKKGIGNNPAISNLNIEINGKKPVPSMSGWQAYFVSIGADVKQGNEKRRINQNGIYFVSGDVIAPELVNLKTGVRYNDTITPDFNASYYTKANRISGDANATHKVAIFSDPLCPFCRRYVPEAISYMAKYPKTFAVYYYHLPLAGLHPAAVTLTKAAIAAEEEGMGNAVMKLYTVDIDANEKNEQKILDAFNKATGAKVTPADIRRPSVLKQFEFDRKVADEMIVSGTPTVFFNGEKDPKKMKYKDVKVK, encoded by the coding sequence ATGTCATTGATGCCGAAATTATCGACGATACTCCTTCTCTCCGCTAGCCTGTTTGCGGCAAGTGATGCCGAAGTGGTTTCGTTTTTGAAAAAAGGGATCGGAAACAATCCCGCCATCAGCAATCTGAACATCGAGATCAACGGCAAAAAGCCGGTTCCGTCCATGAGCGGATGGCAGGCGTATTTCGTCAGTATCGGTGCGGACGTCAAGCAGGGGAACGAAAAACGCCGGATCAACCAAAACGGTATCTACTTCGTCAGCGGAGACGTGATCGCCCCCGAACTGGTCAATTTGAAAACAGGGGTTCGCTACAATGATACGATCACCCCCGATTTCAACGCTTCGTATTACACGAAAGCCAACCGTATCAGCGGGGATGCCAACGCGACGCATAAAGTGGCGATTTTTTCCGATCCGCTGTGTCCGTTCTGCCGCCGTTACGTTCCCGAAGCCATCTCGTACATGGCCAAGTATCCCAAAACGTTCGCCGTTTATTACTACCATCTCCCGCTTGCGGGGCTTCACCCCGCGGCGGTGACCCTCACCAAAGCCGCGATCGCGGCCGAAGAAGAGGGGATGGGTAATGCGGTGATGAAACTCTACACCGTCGATATCGATGCCAACGAGAAAAACGAACAGAAGATACTCGATGCGTTCAACAAAGCGACCGGGGCAAAAGTGACGCCGGCCGATATCCGTCGCCCTTCCGTCCTCAAACAGTTCGAATTCGACCGCAAAGTAGCCGATGAGATGATCGTCTCGGGAACCCCGACGGTCTTTTTTAACGGCGAAAAAGATCCCAAAAAAATGAAATACAAAGACGTAAAGGTTAAATAA
- a CDS encoding FxsA family protein, with translation MIYFLIYLFAEVIVTVEIASRIGGIATFLEIVGSAFLGIFILLNFRHTLAENLHALQTRRIDVQGFANRNLMGLAGAFLLIVPGFLSDLAGIALQLSVIGSFLVNRFGRKYESPTPTQKDEYVIDAEIIDDTPSLR, from the coding sequence ATGATCTATTTTCTGATCTACCTCTTCGCCGAGGTGATCGTCACCGTCGAGATCGCGTCGCGGATCGGCGGAATCGCCACGTTTCTCGAAATCGTCGGGAGCGCTTTTCTGGGGATTTTCATTCTCCTCAACTTCCGTCATACCCTGGCGGAAAACCTGCATGCGCTCCAAACCCGCCGGATCGACGTTCAGGGATTCGCGAACCGCAACCTCATGGGTCTTGCGGGGGCATTTCTGCTGATCGTCCCGGGTTTTCTGAGCGATTTGGCAGGGATTGCGCTGCAGCTTTCCGTGATCGGTTCGTTTCTTGTTAACCGTTTTGGGCGAAAATACGAATCGCCAACCCCAACACAAAAGGATGAATATGTCATTGATGCCGAAATTATCGACGATACTCCTTCTCTCCGCTAG
- a CDS encoding proline--tRNA ligase → MRFSKAYIPTTKESPKDAQLPSHIYLSRAGFIAQVASGLYNFLPLGKRVLRKIENIINEEMAACGALEVDLSFVTPAELWEESGRIEKFGKELLRFRDRKENLFVLGPTHEEMMVNIVRNRVTSYKQLPLNVYQIKTKFRDEARPRFGLMRAREFVMKDGYSFHATTEDLDREFDAMEAAYKRVLERLGLTFRIVEADSGAIGGTGSKELMVLAQSGEDTLAVCDTCEYGANVEAARRAPRSVIPEAPQADFMRFKTPGVKSIGDLSNFFKVDPYYTLKAVVQRAVYTEGSELVCFFLRGCDELQEVKARNSVGAIDLVDAGEDELRSIGLVPGFIGPLDQDKIRIVMDNDTRNATAMICGANEADYHFVGVDLSVMGEAHFADLASVQEGDGCPHCGGKILHTKGIEVGHIFKLGTVYSAPLKAEFLDENGRSQPFIMGTYGMGVSRLVAAVIEQHHDERGCIWTPATAPYLVNVMVSNVKEEAHLSYAEKLYGELQAKGIETILDDRKERFGFKMSDAELIGFPFTVIVGKELDNGSVQIMVRATREMLTVDADKVLQTLEELRG, encoded by the coding sequence ATGCGTTTTAGCAAAGCCTATATCCCCACTACCAAAGAGTCTCCCAAAGACGCCCAGCTCCCGAGCCACATCTATCTCTCCCGCGCCGGTTTTATAGCGCAGGTCGCGAGCGGTCTGTACAACTTTCTGCCGCTGGGCAAGCGGGTGTTGCGTAAGATCGAAAACATCATCAACGAAGAGATGGCCGCATGCGGCGCGTTGGAAGTCGACCTGAGTTTCGTGACCCCCGCCGAGCTGTGGGAAGAGAGCGGCCGTATCGAAAAATTCGGCAAAGAGCTTCTCCGTTTCCGCGACCGGAAAGAGAACCTTTTCGTCCTGGGGCCGACGCACGAGGAGATGATGGTCAATATCGTCCGTAACCGCGTCACGAGTTACAAACAGCTTCCACTGAACGTCTACCAGATCAAAACGAAATTCCGCGACGAAGCGCGTCCCCGTTTCGGCCTGATGCGCGCGCGCGAATTCGTGATGAAAGACGGTTACAGCTTTCATGCGACGACCGAGGACCTCGACCGTGAATTCGATGCGATGGAAGCGGCGTACAAACGGGTGCTGGAGCGGCTTGGGTTGACGTTTCGCATCGTCGAGGCCGACAGCGGGGCGATCGGCGGGACCGGCTCGAAAGAACTGATGGTTCTCGCCCAAAGCGGCGAAGACACCCTCGCCGTGTGCGATACCTGCGAATACGGTGCGAACGTCGAAGCGGCCCGCCGTGCACCGCGTTCGGTCATCCCTGAAGCGCCTCAAGCCGATTTCATGCGGTTTAAAACACCGGGTGTCAAATCGATCGGGGATCTTTCAAACTTTTTCAAAGTCGATCCTTACTATACGCTCAAAGCGGTCGTGCAGCGTGCTGTTTACACCGAAGGGAGCGAGCTGGTCTGTTTCTTCCTTCGCGGATGTGACGAACTTCAGGAAGTCAAAGCACGCAACAGCGTGGGGGCCATCGATCTTGTCGATGCCGGCGAAGACGAACTCCGCTCCATCGGTCTTGTTCCCGGATTCATCGGACCGCTGGATCAGGATAAAATCCGTATCGTGATGGACAACGACACCCGTAATGCAACAGCCATGATCTGCGGAGCGAACGAAGCGGACTATCATTTCGTGGGCGTCGATCTGAGCGTGATGGGCGAAGCCCATTTTGCTGATCTGGCCAGCGTTCAGGAGGGAGACGGATGCCCTCACTGCGGAGGGAAGATTCTCCATACCAAAGGGATCGAAGTGGGGCATATCTTCAAGCTCGGAACCGTGTATTCCGCGCCGTTGAAGGCTGAGTTCCTGGACGAAAACGGTCGGTCGCAGCCCTTTATCATGGGAACCTACGGGATGGGCGTCAGCCGTCTCGTCGCAGCCGTCATCGAACAACACCACGACGAGCGCGGATGTATCTGGACTCCGGCAACCGCTCCTTACCTCGTCAACGTCATGGTTTCAAACGTCAAAGAGGAGGCGCATCTCTCCTACGCCGAAAAACTCTACGGCGAGCTCCAGGCCAAAGGGATAGAAACGATTCTCGACGACCGGAAAGAGCGCTTCGGGTTCAAGATGTCCGATGCCGAACTGATCGGTTTTCCGTTCACCGTCATCGTGGGGAAAGAACTCGATAACGGTTCGGTGCAGATCATGGTTCGCGCCACCCGCGAAATGCTCACCGTCGACGCCGACAAAGTGCTTCAAACGCTTGAGGAACTGCGGGGATGA
- the hemA gene encoding glutamyl-tRNA reductase: MHYLIVSFSHRNSTLAIREKLAFVNESEQLEALAALRRCSAIGESMLLSTCNRVEIFCSCNDTEAATEAIFALLSKRSGIGHEELHERGDIFDDEGCIHHLFSVASSLDSMVVGETQIAGQLKDAFRLSQENGYSAQKISRAMGFAFKCAAEVRNATNISSKPVSVASVAVSKAKESVGSLEGKKALVIGSGEMSVITCKHLSAQGAEVTMMNRTFEKAEEIARECDARVRSFEEIAYAINDYELLFTSTGSIHPIITEEMISQTPFKRYWFDMAVPRDIDCDGAKWGISLYYVDDLQEIVSENIALREDEAKVSYVIVRRHVVQFFEWLKTLSIEPLIKTLYLRAEEAADEEAFRVIRNGYIPEEYEYAVRKAAIQTLKRFLHPFAERMRDGSDPLKVDALIEAMNFLLDSEDGSDLSQKACTYHTKGK, encoded by the coding sequence ATGCACTATCTCATCGTCAGCTTTTCACACCGCAACTCGACGCTTGCCATCCGCGAAAAGTTGGCATTTGTAAACGAATCCGAACAGCTCGAAGCCCTGGCGGCGCTGAGACGCTGTAGCGCCATCGGCGAGTCGATGCTCCTCTCCACCTGCAACCGGGTCGAAATTTTTTGCAGCTGCAACGATACCGAAGCGGCGACCGAAGCGATTTTCGCTCTTCTTTCGAAGCGTTCGGGGATCGGACACGAAGAGTTGCACGAGCGGGGCGATATTTTCGATGACGAAGGGTGCATCCACCACCTTTTCAGCGTTGCCAGTTCGCTCGATTCGATGGTTGTGGGTGAGACTCAGATCGCGGGGCAGCTCAAAGACGCGTTCCGCCTTTCGCAGGAAAACGGCTATTCGGCTCAGAAAATTTCGCGGGCAATGGGATTTGCGTTCAAATGCGCCGCAGAGGTCCGAAACGCAACCAATATCTCCTCCAAACCGGTTTCGGTGGCGAGCGTGGCGGTATCCAAAGCTAAAGAAAGTGTCGGTAGCCTTGAGGGGAAAAAAGCCCTTGTCATCGGCTCAGGGGAGATGTCGGTCATCACATGCAAGCACCTGAGCGCTCAGGGTGCGGAGGTGACGATGATGAACCGCACCTTCGAGAAAGCCGAAGAGATCGCGCGCGAATGCGACGCCCGGGTCCGGTCGTTCGAAGAGATTGCTTACGCCATCAACGATTACGAGCTGCTCTTTACGTCGACAGGGTCGATCCATCCCATCATCACCGAGGAGATGATTTCCCAGACGCCGTTTAAGCGGTACTGGTTCGACATGGCCGTCCCGCGCGATATCGATTGCGATGGGGCGAAATGGGGAATATCGCTTTATTACGTCGATGATTTGCAGGAGATCGTGAGTGAAAACATTGCCCTGCGCGAAGACGAGGCGAAAGTCTCCTATGTGATCGTCCGCCGGCATGTCGTGCAGTTTTTCGAATGGCTTAAAACCCTCTCGATCGAACCGCTGATCAAGACCCTTTATCTTCGTGCCGAAGAAGCGGCCGATGAGGAGGCGTTCCGCGTTATCCGTAACGGCTATATCCCCGAAGAATACGAATATGCCGTCCGCAAAGCGGCCATCCAGACGCTGAAGCGGTTTTTGCACCCCTTCGCCGAACGGATGCGCGACGGATCGGATCCTCTCAAAGTGGATGCGCTGATTGAAGCGATGAATTTTTTACTCGACAGCGAGGACGGATCCGACCTCTCCCAAAAAGCCTGTACCTATCATACGAAAGGAAAATGA
- a CDS encoding polyprenyl synthetase family protein codes for MQEKVETLIAKLVEEVDYPKAAELFAKLSGGKRLRARLILTIAPEAPEAPLLGAIVELIHAASLLHDDVIDEAMLRRGVPSVNATHGSKVAIMLGDILYSKAFSSLTAFDPAISRAVAESVTRLSIGEMMDVEMAETFNTDREQYLKMLYLKTATLIEAAAFSAALLAGKDAQSYATYGKNLGLAFQIVDDILDITADEATLGKPSLNDFVEGKTTLPYIDLYDALDVPGRERLRNSHARPIDEAEKKWIRSRMDEHGVIERSYAFARSLCDEATAAVGNDLPLHAIIESVLKRSN; via the coding sequence ATGCAAGAAAAGGTAGAAACACTCATTGCCAAACTCGTCGAAGAGGTCGATTATCCCAAAGCGGCGGAGCTTTTTGCAAAGCTTTCGGGGGGAAAACGGCTCCGCGCGCGGCTGATCCTCACGATCGCTCCCGAAGCCCCTGAAGCGCCTCTTCTAGGGGCCATCGTCGAACTGATCCATGCGGCCAGCCTCCTGCACGACGACGTAATCGACGAAGCGATGCTCCGGCGCGGCGTCCCTTCGGTGAATGCGACCCACGGCAGCAAAGTCGCCATTATGCTCGGCGATATCCTCTACTCCAAAGCGTTCAGCTCTCTTACGGCTTTTGACCCCGCCATTTCCCGTGCCGTTGCCGAATCGGTCACCCGTCTCTCGATCGGGGAGATGATGGATGTCGAGATGGCCGAAACGTTCAATACCGATCGGGAACAGTATCTTAAAATGCTCTATCTCAAAACGGCGACGTTGATCGAAGCCGCCGCCTTTTCGGCCGCTCTTCTGGCAGGCAAGGATGCACAGTCGTACGCAACGTACGGAAAAAATCTCGGTCTGGCGTTTCAGATCGTCGATGACATCCTCGATATCACTGCCGACGAAGCGACGCTCGGTAAGCCCTCATTGAACGATTTTGTAGAGGGGAAAACGACGCTTCCCTACATCGATCTGTACGATGCGCTAGACGTTCCGGGTCGTGAAAGGCTCCGGAATTCCCATGCCCGTCCGATCGACGAGGCGGAGAAAAAGTGGATCCGTTCGCGAATGGATGAACACGGGGTGATCGAGCGTTCATACGCCTTCGCGCGCTCCCTTTGCGACGAAGCGACTGCGGCGGTAGGGAATGATCTTCCTCTCCACGCCATCATCGAATCCGTTTTGAAAAGAAGTAACTGA